Proteins from a single region of Pseudorasbora parva isolate DD20220531a chromosome 22, ASM2467924v1, whole genome shotgun sequence:
- the rs1a gene encoding retinoschisin 1a — translation MEYRLQNTLLLAILLLTEGFVGLQAQEDGEGNDTWAGKTCKCDCDDSSNKLLSKGSSSSLAQEMECMPECPYHKPLGFEAGSVTSDQMSCSNEDQYTGWFSSWVASKARLNSQGFGCAWLSKFQDTNQWLQIDLKEVKVVSGILTQGRCDSDEWVTKYTVQYRTSEKLNWIYYKDQTGNNRVFYGNSDRSSTVQNLLRPPIVARYIRILPLGWHTRIAIRMELLLCMNKCT, via the exons ATGGAGTACAGGCTGCAGAACACGTTACTGTTAGCCATCCTGCTGCTGACTGAAG GTTTTGTTGGGCTGCAAGCGCAAGAG GATGGCGAGGGCAACGACACATGGGCTGGGAAAACCTGCAAGTGTGACTGCGACGATTCCTCTAACAAACTGCTTTCCAAAGGTTCTTCATCAAGTTTGGCACAGGAGATGGAGTGCATGCCAG AGTGTCCCTACCACAAGCCCCTGGGTTTTGAGGCAGGATCTGTGACTTCAGATCAGATGAGCTGCTCTAATGAAGACCAGTACACAGGCTGGTTCTCCTCCTGGGTTGCAAGCAAGGCGAGGCTCAACAGCCAAGGATTTGG GTGTGCCTGGCTGTCTAAGTTCCAGGATACCAACCAGTGGCTACAGATTGACCTGAAGGAGGTCAAAGTGGTTTCTGGGATCCTGACCCAGGGACGCTGTGACTCTGATGAGTGGGTAACCAAATACACTGTGCAGTACCGCACCAGTGAGAAGCTCAACTGGATCTACTACAAGGACCAAACTGGAAACAACAGG GTGTTCTATGGGAACTCTGACCGTTCTTCCACAGTCCAGAACCTGCTCCGTCCACCTATCGTAGCGCGTTACATCCGTATCCTCCCTCTCGGCTGGCACACTCGCATCGCCATCCGCATGGAGCTGCTACTTTGCATGAATAAATGCACCTGA